One genomic window of Paenibacillus xylanilyticus includes the following:
- a CDS encoding MurR/RpiR family transcriptional regulator codes for MNLFAQKEQLSPGHLKIADFVERNPEEILFMTEQEIADKLGVSIATVSRFWRAVGYDNAKAFKIRLRTSEDTTPALKLNKTISRMDTSSLPVQLLEASVSHLQETLSHMKQGDLEHAASILAEARRVYIYAPGPSAGLAELLSFRLSRFGLTVIHLAGSGHELLESLMHMQQEDMVLLMSFTRLLPEAEVILDYAKEVNSKAVLVTDREDLLYGLATELSFYVSRGELGEFHSMVTPLLLMEQLVLAVGLLQKELALSKLERLAELRSKYADKLPRG; via the coding sequence ATGAATTTATTTGCCCAAAAAGAACAGCTATCACCTGGTCATCTGAAAATTGCCGATTTTGTTGAGCGCAACCCGGAGGAGATATTATTCATGACGGAGCAGGAAATTGCCGACAAGCTTGGAGTAAGTATAGCCACCGTTTCGCGCTTCTGGCGGGCTGTTGGATATGACAATGCCAAAGCATTCAAAATCCGGCTGCGAACCTCGGAGGACACGACACCTGCACTCAAATTAAATAAAACAATCTCCCGCATGGACACGAGCAGCTTGCCTGTGCAGTTGCTGGAAGCCTCGGTATCCCATCTGCAGGAGACGTTATCACATATGAAGCAGGGAGATCTGGAGCATGCGGCTTCCATCCTTGCTGAAGCCAGAAGAGTATATATCTATGCGCCCGGCCCCTCAGCCGGTTTGGCAGAGCTGCTGTCATTCCGGTTATCGAGATTTGGATTAACCGTCATCCATCTGGCTGGAAGCGGACATGAATTGCTGGAGTCGCTAATGCACATGCAGCAGGAGGATATGGTCTTACTGATGAGCTTTACCCGTCTGCTGCCTGAAGCAGAGGTCATTCTGGATTATGCCAAGGAAGTAAACAGCAAGGCCGTACTTGTGACAGACCGGGAGGATCTGTTATACGGATTGGCAACGGAATTGTCTTTCTATGTGAGTCGCGGTGAGCTGGGGGAATTCCACTCCATGGTTACTCCACTACTTCTTATGGAGCAGCTGGTGCTCGCTGTTGGGTTATTGCAGAAGGAGCTGGCGTTATCCAAGCTGGAGAGGCTTGCTGAACTGCGCAGCAAATATGCGGATAAGCTGCCTCGCGGATAA
- a CDS encoding cell division protein FtsQ, giving the protein MKKMTERYTLTSSQKMMVFVLSMSLYGLSNMFTELIPKLQLGPIELSVEYFAFIPLTLCILFHPMIAALGAALGEVIFGELMLGQFGGLGELEKFITFSFAMYVAGRMVSDPRNRRQVGIAAMTGVIIHQFLSSLVDIGKVWIGVEELEAVPGLAESVVLIEGVGFLNDVLFSGILFALLPTLYLVPLLYGKIEPLLGIKPRNPGMKYEGVGFFRPKLFLFGLLLLALAFGAESLSEMDINFAVWETDYADQYGSASIWISIGAAAFIAVVTVWIMRVKRSKNKGISGTENRPYA; this is encoded by the coding sequence ATGAAGAAGATGACTGAGCGGTATACGCTGACGTCTTCACAGAAAATGATGGTGTTTGTGCTTTCCATGTCACTGTACGGCTTGTCCAACATGTTTACAGAGCTCATTCCCAAGCTGCAGCTTGGACCGATTGAATTGTCGGTTGAATATTTTGCTTTTATTCCACTGACGCTCTGCATCCTGTTCCATCCCATGATTGCCGCTCTCGGTGCTGCTCTTGGTGAAGTCATCTTCGGTGAGCTGATGCTGGGCCAATTCGGCGGACTCGGCGAACTGGAGAAATTCATTACCTTTTCCTTCGCGATGTATGTCGCAGGCCGTATGGTCAGTGATCCGCGCAATCGCAGGCAAGTAGGCATCGCAGCCATGACTGGGGTCATCATTCATCAATTTCTCAGTTCATTGGTTGATATCGGCAAAGTATGGATTGGCGTGGAAGAACTCGAAGCCGTTCCCGGACTTGCCGAGAGTGTTGTGCTGATTGAAGGCGTTGGATTCCTGAACGACGTATTATTCTCGGGTATCCTGTTCGCTCTGCTGCCTACGCTGTACCTTGTTCCTCTTCTCTATGGCAAAATTGAACCACTGCTTGGCATTAAACCGCGTAATCCTGGCATGAAATATGAAGGTGTCGGTTTCTTCCGTCCGAAGCTGTTCCTATTCGGTCTGCTGCTGCTCGCACTAGCTTTTGGCGCGGAATCCCTGTCCGAAATGGACATCAACTTCGCCGTATGGGAAACGGACTATGCCGATCAATACGGCTCAGCCTCGATCTGGATCAGTATCGGTGCTGCTGCATTCATCGCGGTCGTTACAGTTTGGATCATGCGAGTGAAACGAAGCAAAAACAAAGGCATTTCAGGTACGGAGAATCGCCCTTATGCCTAA
- a CDS encoding ABC transporter ATP-binding protein translates to MPNTHSSHPASSPDTAIAIHDVTFTYPGSEEPVLNGASLELSRGSFTAIIGGNGCGKSTLCKLFNGLIPQFYTGDFAGEVHVLGVSAAGQSVADLSRKIGYVYQDFDNQLVRPTVLDEACFAPLNYGLANYKELGERALTMCGLDSIHNRYIWELSGGQKHLLALAGALSMDPDILIVDEPVSQLDPQHARLIYECLSRLNTDHGKTIIVIEHHTEFIADFCADVVLMDKGRVLWNLPVKEGLNRIADLERLGIQPPEVTRAAIQAVPLLKRDQATQPEQLHHQLFPVTVEEAAVYFHKQHSAAISALLANPGRQSHPSESTVQSRSEEHAHAASLPVVQFKDTRLRYRGLGKKEHEIIRGVNFSLHEGERIALVGNNGAGKSSLLRLMAGISLPQEGSVRVLGEITHRSSLEQLAGRVAYIFQQSAEMFIEDSVRKEVSYFLRRRRIQGADEQIAHVLDRFRLTPLQERDARLLSGGQQRRVTLAIGAAMKPSLMLLDEPTANLDLATREELIGVLDELDQHVRTTVIATHDMQLVTRWASRVIVLHDGRVEADGTPSEVFADEPLLRRSGLALTQMMELSHRLGLSALCPTPETFVENLLNHSNLSFTKEEDIDAACPQLV, encoded by the coding sequence ATGCCTAATACACACTCTTCCCACCCTGCTTCTTCACCCGATACCGCTATTGCCATTCATGATGTTACGTTTACCTATCCCGGTTCGGAAGAACCTGTTCTGAACGGAGCCTCCCTGGAGCTCTCCCGCGGAAGCTTCACTGCGATTATCGGAGGCAACGGATGTGGCAAGTCAACGTTGTGCAAATTGTTTAACGGCCTGATTCCCCAGTTCTATACGGGTGACTTTGCGGGTGAAGTTCATGTACTGGGAGTCTCAGCCGCGGGGCAAAGTGTTGCCGACCTGTCCAGAAAAATTGGATATGTCTATCAGGATTTTGATAATCAGCTGGTGCGCCCGACCGTACTCGATGAAGCTTGCTTCGCTCCACTGAATTACGGACTGGCCAACTATAAGGAGCTGGGTGAACGTGCGCTGACGATGTGCGGACTGGACTCCATTCACAATCGGTATATCTGGGAATTGAGTGGCGGACAGAAACATCTGCTTGCACTCGCTGGGGCACTATCCATGGACCCGGACATCCTCATCGTGGATGAACCCGTCTCCCAGCTCGATCCACAGCATGCCAGACTCATCTATGAATGCCTGTCTCGGTTAAATACAGATCACGGCAAGACCATTATTGTCATCGAGCATCATACCGAATTTATCGCTGACTTCTGCGCAGATGTGGTCCTGATGGACAAAGGACGTGTGCTGTGGAATCTGCCAGTTAAGGAAGGTTTGAATCGCATCGCAGACCTGGAGCGTCTGGGCATTCAGCCTCCTGAAGTGACCCGTGCAGCCATTCAGGCTGTTCCATTATTGAAGCGAGATCAGGCAACCCAACCCGAACAGCTGCATCATCAGCTCTTTCCAGTCACAGTGGAGGAAGCCGCGGTTTATTTTCATAAACAGCACTCTGCTGCGATATCCGCACTACTGGCCAATCCGGGCAGACAGTCCCATCCTTCGGAGAGCACGGTACAATCCCGTTCTGAAGAACATGCACATGCTGCTTCTCTGCCGGTTGTTCAATTCAAGGATACACGTCTGCGATATAGAGGGCTTGGCAAAAAAGAACATGAGATTATTCGTGGTGTTAACTTTTCACTCCATGAAGGAGAACGGATTGCCCTGGTGGGCAACAATGGGGCAGGCAAGTCTTCACTACTCCGGCTCATGGCCGGCATCAGTCTGCCTCAGGAAGGCAGTGTCCGCGTGCTTGGGGAGATCACACATCGTTCATCGTTGGAACAGCTGGCTGGCCGAGTTGCTTATATTTTTCAACAATCGGCCGAGATGTTCATCGAAGACAGTGTGCGCAAAGAGGTTTCCTATTTCTTGAGACGCCGCCGCATCCAGGGAGCCGATGAACAAATCGCACATGTACTCGATCGCTTTCGGCTTACTCCGTTACAGGAGCGGGATGCGCGTCTCCTTAGCGGCGGACAACAGCGACGCGTTACCCTTGCGATCGGCGCAGCCATGAAACCTTCTCTTATGCTGCTTGATGAGCCTACCGCCAACCTGGACCTGGCTACGCGAGAAGAACTGATCGGCGTATTGGATGAACTGGATCAGCATGTGCGGACAACCGTGATTGCAACTCATGATATGCAACTGGTTACCCGATGGGCCAGTCGTGTCATCGTGCTGCATGACGGACGTGTTGAAGCAGATGGGACACCTTCCGAGGTGTTTGCTGACGAGCCGCTTCTGCGCCGCTCCGGACTTGCCCTAACTCAGATGATGGAACTATCTCATCGGTTGGGTCTATCCGCACTCTGTCCGACTCCCGAGACATTTGTGGAGAATCTTTTGAATCATTCGAATCTTTCGTTTACCAAGGAGGAAGACATTGATGCAGCTTGTCCGCAACTGGTTTGA
- a CDS encoding energy-coupling factor transporter transmembrane component T family protein produces the protein MQLVRNWFDKISIERIQLELMNTVYGSGHASLSRIDPRIMLIWYLFFAIVPWFVHNGTVLLGMFMLMVTTTILSRAAPFIIIILCLGLIGQVGWMFIISLFFGGNLESAFPLLLLTLKLSIVSLASITVFSGMDPERIGDGLLAIGMPATFSFSLSYAYRILPVLFGEFRNIMLSYRLRGQVPSSHGWFYWRLVVYYMKLFVVSFFPLMLATAKRSRTTVEALETRGFSYGMKNPDSKRLRLAHLKVTPRDIGFLVGSAIYVVLLFWLGAHYVIL, from the coding sequence ATGCAGCTTGTCCGCAACTGGTTTGACAAAATATCCATTGAACGCATTCAGCTGGAGTTGATGAATACCGTATATGGCAGCGGTCATGCAAGTCTGTCCCGCATTGATCCGCGTATCATGCTCATCTGGTATCTCTTCTTTGCCATCGTTCCCTGGTTCGTTCATAACGGTACGGTGCTGCTCGGCATGTTTATGCTCATGGTCACCACGACCATTCTGTCCCGCGCCGCTCCCTTCATCATCATTATTCTATGTCTGGGGCTGATCGGTCAGGTGGGCTGGATGTTTATTATCTCGCTGTTCTTCGGGGGGAACCTGGAATCCGCATTTCCATTGTTACTCCTAACCCTGAAGCTGTCGATCGTATCCCTGGCAAGCATCACTGTCTTCTCCGGTATGGATCCGGAACGAATCGGGGATGGCTTGCTGGCAATCGGAATGCCTGCGACATTCTCGTTCAGCCTATCGTATGCGTACCGCATTTTGCCCGTGTTGTTTGGTGAATTCCGCAACATTATGCTCTCGTACAGACTGCGAGGTCAGGTCCCATCCAGCCATGGCTGGTTCTACTGGAGGCTTGTTGTTTACTACATGAAACTGTTTGTTGTATCCTTCTTCCCGTTAATGCTGGCAACCGCCAAACGTTCCCGTACCACTGTGGAAGCACTCGAAACCCGTGGTTTCTCTTACGGAATGAAGAATCCGGATTCGAAACGGCTGAGGCTGGCCCACCTGAAGGTTACCCCACGCGATATTGGTTTTCTTGTCGGGTCAGCCATCTATGTTGTCCTCCTGTTCTGGCTGGGCGCACATTACGTAATTTTGTAA
- a CDS encoding PHP domain-containing protein, which translates to MRIDLHTHGKLSKNSDFSVDYFTEMVTEAKASGLDALALTEHFNTRHFYDVYETLDRLYPYNGEYYDADGLCIFPGMEVDIQETGHILLIGQKEHILAVRAGLENYTAKGSFIPFANLLNLAEAWPLFKIGAHPFRESTPLYELDPGLLGRLDAFDLNAKDMYKTGIHTCRSQVETFAQSLGKPVTAGSDTHQCLQYGSVFNVLDRPCASVAELKELIAAGHYTIEVSPDLPLRVKASVMLKKVMKRLAKLEAASLQEV; encoded by the coding sequence ATGCGTATTGATCTTCATACTCACGGCAAATTATCCAAAAACTCTGATTTCTCTGTCGACTACTTCACTGAAATGGTCACCGAGGCTAAGGCCAGCGGACTGGACGCCCTCGCGCTTACCGAACATTTCAACACTCGCCACTTCTACGATGTTTACGAGACGCTGGATCGCCTCTACCCCTACAACGGAGAATATTATGACGCGGACGGACTGTGCATTTTTCCCGGGATGGAGGTGGACATTCAGGAGACTGGACATATTTTGCTCATTGGTCAAAAGGAACATATCCTTGCCGTTCGTGCCGGGCTGGAAAATTATACAGCCAAGGGGTCATTTATCCCCTTTGCCAACCTGCTGAATCTGGCCGAAGCCTGGCCCCTGTTCAAAATTGGTGCACATCCTTTCCGGGAATCGACCCCTCTGTATGAGCTTGACCCAGGTCTGCTTGGACGTCTGGATGCCTTCGACCTGAACGCCAAAGATATGTACAAAACCGGTATCCATACCTGCCGCAGTCAGGTTGAAACATTCGCCCAATCTCTGGGTAAACCCGTAACGGCCGGAAGTGATACGCACCAATGTCTGCAATATGGCAGTGTGTTTAATGTATTGGACCGCCCTTGTGCCTCTGTTGCCGAACTGAAAGAGCTGATCGCTGCCGGGCACTACACCATTGAAGTCTCTCCTGATCTTCCCCTTCGTGTTAAAGCCTCCGTGATGCTGAAGAAAGTCATGAAACGTCTTGCCAAGCTCGAAGCCGCCAGCTTGCAGGAGGTTTAA
- a CDS encoding NAD(P)/FAD-dependent oxidoreductase gives MSHSYEKLFTPFHIGSMDVKNRIVMSPMGTNSAGPDGRISLEEIDYYEERAKGGAGMIILGAQFLTEDLAQGVLEGIVEKDYVVPMLTDLVDAVQRYGTRIIAQLSCGTGRNALPDRSGKPPVSASAIPAIYNPEVLCHPLTVEEIQTIMDQFTDSAARLKRAGFDGIEIHAHAGYLIDQFMSPIWNKREDEYGGSTEKRMRFAVEIVQAIRKAVGPNMPILFRSALDHRFEGGRTVEDSLEMLQILERAGVDAIDIDAGSYERIDYIFPPAYLGDACMDYMCAPARQAVNIPILNSGSHTPESAVRLIASGDADFVMFGRALIADAELPNKLRNNMREDIRPCIRCNEECIGRIIERNTKISCAVNIQAANEKRFTIEPAKTPKKIIVVGGGPSGLEAARVAALKGHEVTLYEKEAAIGGQVTSAATPEFKGQLRALIGWYERQLEQLHVHIHLNHEITPDDPALQSADHIFIGAGAVPLIPPIPGIHSEHVIGAIEAHLQKELVRGEQIVITGGGLTGCDLGLELAMEGKRVTIVEMRPEAGQDVMYINRAALMPMLESHGVTILGGHKVLSFEANGLYAENSAGTKVFIEADTMINAFGMRKNTTVAEQIRAKFESKTSLIGDCVQIGKVGTAVRSGFYAASAV, from the coding sequence ATGAGTCATTCTTATGAAAAGCTGTTCACCCCCTTCCACATCGGAAGTATGGACGTGAAAAATCGAATCGTCATGTCCCCTATGGGGACCAACTCTGCCGGTCCCGATGGCCGAATCTCACTCGAAGAGATTGATTACTATGAAGAACGTGCCAAAGGTGGCGCAGGCATGATCATCTTAGGTGCACAATTTCTGACCGAAGATTTGGCACAGGGTGTACTCGAAGGCATCGTTGAAAAAGATTATGTCGTGCCAATGCTTACCGATCTTGTGGATGCAGTGCAGCGTTACGGTACCCGGATTATCGCTCAGTTAAGCTGCGGGACCGGGCGTAATGCACTGCCAGATCGTTCAGGCAAGCCCCCGGTATCCGCCTCGGCCATCCCTGCGATCTATAATCCGGAGGTTCTATGTCATCCACTCACCGTGGAGGAAATTCAGACGATCATGGATCAATTTACCGATTCGGCTGCCAGGCTGAAACGGGCAGGATTCGATGGGATCGAGATTCATGCCCATGCCGGTTATCTGATAGATCAGTTCATGTCCCCTATTTGGAACAAACGTGAAGATGAATATGGAGGCAGTACCGAGAAGCGCATGCGATTTGCAGTTGAGATTGTTCAGGCGATTCGCAAGGCCGTAGGTCCTAACATGCCTATCCTGTTCCGAAGCGCGCTGGATCATCGCTTTGAAGGCGGCCGTACAGTTGAGGATAGTCTGGAGATGCTTCAGATTCTGGAACGTGCTGGCGTGGACGCCATAGATATCGATGCAGGTTCCTACGAGAGAATCGATTACATTTTCCCGCCAGCCTATCTGGGTGATGCCTGTATGGACTACATGTGTGCACCTGCCCGGCAAGCAGTGAACATTCCCATCCTGAACTCGGGCAGCCATACTCCTGAAAGTGCAGTACGGTTAATAGCCTCCGGCGATGCCGATTTTGTCATGTTCGGCCGCGCGCTCATTGCCGATGCCGAGCTTCCGAACAAGCTGCGCAACAATATGCGCGAAGATATCCGTCCATGTATTCGTTGTAACGAGGAGTGCATTGGTCGCATTATTGAGCGCAACACCAAAATCAGCTGTGCGGTTAATATCCAGGCCGCGAATGAAAAGCGATTTACCATCGAGCCTGCGAAGACACCGAAGAAAATTATCGTTGTAGGCGGCGGTCCATCCGGTCTAGAAGCAGCCCGTGTAGCTGCACTCAAAGGTCATGAGGTTACTTTGTATGAGAAAGAGGCAGCGATTGGCGGACAGGTAACCAGTGCGGCTACGCCTGAATTCAAAGGTCAGCTGCGTGCCTTGATTGGCTGGTATGAACGGCAGCTAGAGCAGCTTCACGTGCATATTCATCTGAACCATGAGATCACACCGGATGATCCAGCGCTCCAATCGGCCGATCACATTTTCATTGGGGCAGGGGCTGTACCTCTCATCCCCCCAATCCCCGGTATTCATAGTGAGCATGTCATTGGGGCAATTGAGGCGCATCTGCAGAAGGAACTTGTTCGCGGCGAACAGATCGTCATCACGGGTGGCGGTTTAACAGGATGTGACCTGGGACTTGAGCTGGCTATGGAAGGTAAAAGAGTGACCATTGTGGAGATGCGTCCGGAAGCGGGACAGGATGTGATGTACATTAATCGGGCAGCTCTGATGCCCATGCTAGAAAGTCACGGGGTGACCATACTCGGAGGGCACAAAGTCCTTTCCTTTGAAGCCAATGGTTTATATGCGGAGAATTCGGCGGGTACCAAGGTGTTTATTGAGGCAGATACGATGATTAATGCTTTTGGTATGAGAAAAAATACAACCGTAGCAGAGCAGATTCGAGCCAAGTTCGAATCCAAAACCAGCCTTATCGGCGATTGCGTGCAAATTGGTAAAGTAGGTACTGCCGTGCGCTCTGGTTTTTATGCTGCGAGCGCAGTCTAA
- a CDS encoding TetR/AcrR family transcriptional regulator has product MRKQGVIGKESRLRLLEAATQEFALNGFYQTKISSIVARAGVTQPAFYLYFESKEAAFAELIDGFRNGLIQVVRDSHIEAGKNRDDLKEAVVESLSQIYRYLGENPALTRIGLYQSAESVRIKAEIAGLMEQNLIAEQQAGYYRLDLDTVFFAEALVAIVERLTLIKLLPGHETPSKLARITQDLFFYGILDTKHRD; this is encoded by the coding sequence TTGCGAAAACAAGGGGTTATCGGGAAAGAGAGCAGACTGCGACTATTGGAGGCTGCCACACAGGAATTCGCGTTAAATGGATTCTATCAGACGAAAATAAGCTCCATCGTTGCGCGTGCAGGGGTAACGCAGCCTGCATTTTATCTTTATTTTGAGAGCAAGGAAGCAGCTTTTGCAGAGCTTATTGATGGTTTTCGAAATGGACTAATCCAGGTTGTTCGGGATAGTCATATCGAGGCAGGGAAGAACAGGGACGATCTCAAGGAAGCCGTCGTGGAATCATTGAGTCAGATCTACCGTTATCTCGGGGAGAATCCGGCGCTGACCCGGATCGGGCTGTATCAGTCCGCAGAGTCGGTGAGAATCAAAGCCGAAATTGCGGGTCTGATGGAGCAAAATTTGATTGCAGAACAACAAGCCGGATATTACAGGCTGGATCTGGATACGGTTTTCTTCGCCGAAGCTTTGGTTGCCATCGTGGAGCGGTTAACACTGATCAAGCTGCTGCCGGGGCACGAAACGCCATCCAAGCTTGCTCGGATCACGCAGGATCTGTTTTTCTACGGAATTTTGGACACGAAGCATCGGGATTAA
- a CDS encoding helix-turn-helix domain-containing protein, giving the protein MNETRKEASSRLLYIGRVNGNPNWNFPSHMHEDITEIVYVSDGEGIIKINEHPYAVQKGDLLIYNQGVIHEQCTSPVCPLSLYYCGIANIYTDGARGEHIISENASPYIKTEAYADRIGELLDFMYEESSNQQAGYEKICEGLLGALLALVQRLVQPNDSRKQDSDHLAVRIKEYLDENYLQHLKLQDIAAHFHMNPYYLSHVFKHKYDDSPIRYIVYRRMGEAKCLLTTTDMKVSEVAHVLGYQNANYFTILFTKTMGESPTQYKKNERSERVDLTET; this is encoded by the coding sequence ATGAACGAGACAAGAAAAGAAGCGTCCTCCCGATTGCTGTACATAGGCAGAGTCAATGGTAATCCCAATTGGAATTTCCCAAGCCACATGCATGAGGATATCACTGAAATTGTCTATGTGTCTGATGGGGAAGGCATTATTAAAATTAACGAACATCCCTATGCGGTGCAAAAAGGCGATCTGTTAATCTACAATCAGGGTGTCATTCATGAGCAATGTACCTCTCCGGTCTGTCCACTCAGCCTTTATTATTGTGGAATAGCCAATATCTATACAGACGGGGCAAGGGGAGAACACATCATTTCCGAAAACGCCTCTCCGTATATCAAAACGGAAGCGTATGCTGACAGAATCGGCGAGCTGCTTGACTTCATGTATGAGGAATCGTCCAATCAACAGGCAGGTTATGAGAAAATCTGTGAAGGATTGCTGGGTGCACTGCTTGCCTTAGTACAGCGGTTGGTTCAACCGAATGATTCACGAAAGCAGGATTCGGATCACCTGGCTGTGCGGATCAAGGAATATCTTGATGAGAACTACCTGCAGCACTTGAAACTGCAGGATATCGCTGCGCATTTTCATATGAACCCTTACTACTTATCCCATGTGTTTAAGCACAAGTATGATGATTCTCCAATCCGTTACATTGTCTATAGAAGAATGGGAGAAGCGAAGTGCCTGCTGACCACGACAGACATGAAGGTGAGTGAGGTTGCACATGTTTTGGGCTATCAGAATGCAAACTATTTCACCATTCTGTTCACCAAGACGATGGGTGAATCGCCTACCCAATACAAGAAAAATGAACGTTCAGAACGCGTCGATCTAACAGAAACGTAA
- a CDS encoding DMT family transporter: MKKLIFYIIAIATGALLSFEGALYGKLGEQVGTLEADFYNFFMGAIISLILLIFFGKGNLSAITKFPKWNLLGGLLGVIYLLTLVIGVPIVGVGISMIAIVVGQMVTSILIDHYGWLGSNRKPVGSKRIAALVLMLGALALTLF; this comes from the coding sequence TTGAAAAAGCTGATTTTTTATATTATCGCCATTGCGACAGGAGCTCTTCTAAGTTTTGAGGGGGCACTGTATGGCAAACTTGGGGAACAAGTCGGCACGCTGGAAGCGGATTTTTATAATTTCTTCATGGGTGCGATCATCTCCCTGATTTTGTTGATTTTCTTCGGCAAAGGAAACCTCTCTGCCATCACCAAGTTTCCAAAATGGAACCTCCTTGGTGGTTTGCTCGGGGTGATCTACCTGCTGACCTTGGTCATTGGTGTTCCAATTGTGGGCGTAGGAATCTCCATGATTGCCATTGTTGTCGGACAGATGGTAACCAGCATTCTGATTGATCATTACGGATGGCTGGGGAGCAACCGCAAACCGGTTGGGAGCAAACGCATTGCCGCCTTGGTATTGATGCTGGGTGCGCTGGCGCTAACTTTATTCTAA
- a CDS encoding DMT family transporter produces the protein MGIGLLIVIVTLIGGAVLSAQSSINGTISRNIGLLETVFFTFASGTLILAVLINFFGSGHLLDLLHAPKLQLSAVFMGFGYLFLSTFAVNKLGVTPANLTAIVGQIVAGFIIDATGLFGSELIEFSWQRAVSLVLMLAALALIFSEKNDEAQASQLQRK, from the coding sequence ATGGGCATAGGTTTATTGATTGTCATCGTTACTTTGATCGGTGGAGCAGTGCTTAGTGCACAGTCGTCCATTAATGGTACCATTAGCCGTAATATCGGCCTGCTGGAGACCGTATTTTTCACTTTTGCGTCAGGTACACTGATTCTCGCCGTGCTGATTAACTTTTTTGGCAGTGGGCACCTGCTCGACCTGCTTCATGCACCCAAATTGCAGCTCTCTGCGGTGTTCATGGGTTTTGGATATCTGTTCCTATCCACTTTTGCTGTGAATAAACTCGGGGTAACACCTGCCAATCTTACGGCAATCGTAGGTCAGATTGTTGCCGGTTTTATTATCGATGCAACGGGACTGTTCGGCAGTGAGCTCATTGAGTTTTCCTGGCAGCGGGCTGTCTCCCTCGTTTTGATGCTCGCTGCACTGGCTTTGATTTTCAGTGAAAAAAATGATGAAGCTCAAGCGTCACAGTTACAAAGGAAATGA
- a CDS encoding VOC family protein: MNFEVIPFLSMNGDAAAAIAFYEKVLGAKVLFKKSYKEMKEMNPGFEYPAGQDEYITHSVLEIGVNKIMIAEEAMDPERPWQLGNSTSLCIQSKDKTTMDQLYTSLVQHEDVKVLVPYEQNEFSPGYGIVRDPFGIAIQLCVTVHDF; the protein is encoded by the coding sequence ATGAATTTTGAAGTGATCCCATTTTTGTCGATGAACGGGGATGCGGCAGCAGCCATCGCATTTTACGAGAAGGTTCTGGGGGCCAAAGTGCTTTTTAAGAAAAGTTATAAAGAGATGAAGGAAATGAACCCGGGCTTCGAATACCCTGCAGGCCAAGATGAGTATATTACACATTCGGTGCTGGAGATTGGGGTAAACAAGATCATGATTGCAGAGGAGGCAATGGATCCGGAAAGACCGTGGCAGCTCGGAAACAGTACTTCGCTATGTATTCAGTCCAAGGATAAAACTACGATGGATCAGCTGTATACCTCTCTTGTGCAACATGAGGACGTGAAAGTGCTCGTACCTTACGAACAAAATGAATTTAGTCCAGGTTATGGGATTGTGCGTGATCCGTTCGGAATTGCGATTCAGCTCTGTGTGACGGTGCACGATTTCTAA